The Macaca mulatta isolate MMU2019108-1 chromosome X, T2T-MMU8v2.0, whole genome shotgun sequence DNA window ctcttcttcagtcctgagggtctggtattgttgggtcagaaccatagcatgtactatgttcaatctatttttaataagggtgagtaagcggttgagtatgcatggcccgaaagtcaggatgagcgtgagcaggatgaggggtcctaagatggtggagattagggtgctaagccaaggggattggttgtaccaattttcaaaccaattttgctgagattctctctctttttttctcttgtctaatctttctctcagttttgccatagaatctttaactactcctgaatgatctgcataaaaacaacattgctctttcagggctgcacagagcccgccctctttcagaaagacaatttctagtcctcgtcggttttgtaatacaacttcagacagagaagtcaaggactcttcaagttttgtgatggattgttctatggctctaaggtcttcatctatggctactctaagttgttgcagatgatggttaccatgcactagggctgctgtcccgGTCCCAACTCCAGCCGCTACCCCAATTCCTAACATTacggcgagggtgagggagatagGTTCTCTCTTTGGTCTAGTATGAGTTTTTTGCTCATACCGGAGATCAAAGGAGTCTCCAGAGTGATAGTATACTCGGGGAACAACTTGTACCAACACGCAATAGTGGGTGCCACTGCTAAAAACGGCTGTGGATATACAGGGGGTGAGCCCAGTGTTGCAAGCCCACCAGTCCGTCTCGGAGGGGACCAAATAGTGATTGGAGCTGGGTACTGTCAAGGTTACATTACAAAGATGCTGATGACTAGGGGGCACCTGGCCTATGCAGGTTCCTGACCCAGAAACTTCAGCCagggttagttttctttgttgttcccaTGCGCATCCAGTAGGATTGGCGGAGTTAGTGAAATTATTAGTGGAGGCAATGCCTTCATAGTAAGGGGGGCCTGTTGCCAGACATAGCCAGCAAGAGGATGTAAATTCTGGCTTTGTCTGGTTTAAAGCGAAGTAGGAGCCCTTTATGAGATTTAGGAGCCTGTCACCTATTCCCAGGTCAAGGGGCCCGCGGGTGACGTTTTGGGCTGAAGGGGTGTATttagaggaggtggagattagaggcggggaagtgcttttaggagctcttggttggggctctcttggtgcaggaaccaggggcttccttgtttctgataaaacttggtttggtcctactgcgacaggggctgtgatagggttgactattaatttgatttggatagggattccatacagtggcttttggtataaatataggccCCATATTAACCCGGATATCCAACGGTTATCAGATTTTGCTGCATCTTCAAACTTGATGCGGACCAGATTGCAAGTTTTTGAATATCGGGTTCTGGTGCAgcgctggacaaaggacatggttatGTACCAGGGTTTCGTGGCCCATTTCCATTCCCCATCATTAGTAGTTATACAGGACCAACTAGCGCAAAACAGGGCATCTATTTCTCCacaagtttttttcatttctcctgtccTGAATCCGGGACAGGCATAGAACCCGTTCCGGCTTACGGACACCCTTCTagcctgttttctccattctcccccttccatgtcatctatttttgctattttgtctaggttgaaatagaggtcagggaaccaagtccccataggagcaatttttgaggttttatctAAGACCTCATGAGTACTAAAATCAATCACCTGCCAGGTCAGGTTATATGGCCGGTGGGGGTTATTACTGCCAGCGACGCAGGGAAGGAGGGCTAGTAACAAGCAAGGGGctagatacgagagagtcttatcttgagcgggtcCTCGGAGCGTCGGAGTCTCCATGTCTCAGGTGGTGTTGGTCCGGGCGTCCctggagcagccttggcgtgggatgcgtggatccaagtggagattccgtcaacctttatggctgtgggtgtggtcaggagaacaatgtagggtcctttccaccgaggctctagtccttgagtgcgatgccgtctaacgtagacagagtctcccacctggaaggggtgactggtctgtggatgtcctggttggtacagttctgccaagggggcccagatttgggcctgtactgcttggagtccttttagccgggcctgtaggtcagtcttaggatcggagggggagaaggaattaagcaaggttgacaaagggggaggtcctccgtagaggatttcatatggagtgagcccaaaacggttaggtgtattccgggcccttaacagagctaaggataggaggcgtctccaatcttttaaaccagtctctaaggtcaatttagtaagggtctcttttattgttctattcattctttctacctgtcctgagctctggggtctataggcacaatgtaatttccaattaatccccaatatcctggcgagcccctgacttacctgagaaacgaaggccggcccgttatctgacccaattaccttgggaagtccgaatctaggaaagatttcttccaaaattttcttggctactatgtgtgccgtttcttgccaggtggggtaggcttctacccatcctgaaaaggtatctacaaacaccagtaagtacttatatccagcatagtgaggttttacttcagtgaagtctatttcccaatagactcctgggcggttaccacgagttcgtttcccttctggcactcgggtagccccagcgtttacctgctgacagaccttacaggcagatgtcacttgttctacgagggtacttgcctttgggattagaaagtcagttttttcaatcagtaattttagctttcgattactcaagtgtgtccaggcatgcatctgctggatcattgccagggcctccttttggggaaggactattttccctcctttttcccagtttttagtgtctttgttttctatagcccctatggcctttgcttcttcctggtcttctggggtataagtatgttcaatagttatgtggctggtttcgtcaggttctgtggctagggtcagtacttccaccatggcggcttgcctggctacttggtcagcctgtctgtttcctactgcgactggatcctgtcctttctgatgcctggggcagtgaattatagccacttcttgaggaagaaaaagggctttcaataaggcaattatttcagctttgttcttgatttcctttctttctgaggttaggagacctcttctttcatagatacttccatgagtatgagccgttgcaaaggcataccggctatcagtataaatgttagcttttttcCCCTTCGACAGCTCTAGGGCCTTGGTTAGTGCTATTAACTCAGCCTTCTGTGCAGACGTGCCAGGAGGTAGTGATTGTGCCCAAATGGTGTTGTGGCCATCTACTACCGCCGCTCCCGCCCTCCGGGTACCTGAGTCAAGGTAACTGCTGCCATCTGTGTACCAGGTGTGATCCGCGTCTGGGAGTTCTTGGTCTTTAAGGTCTTCCCGTGTTCCATGGGTCTCAGCCAGTACTTGCCGACAATCGTGTGGGCTTGGTTGGTCTTCTGGTACCGGCAGCAGCGTAGCAGGGTTTAGGGTGACCGGAGGGCCAAACTGGACGCGGTCCGTGTCCAGTAGGAGGGCCTGGTAGTGGGTTAGGCGTGCGTTGGTTATCCACCGGTCCGGGGGCTGCCGCACTATGGCCTCTAGAGCATGTGGGGTAATAATAGTCAGTCGCTGCCAAAGGGTTAACttagcagagtccttgaccaGCATAGCGGTGGCTGCCATGATACGGAGACACGGGGGCCAGCCGGCCGCCACAGGGTCTAGCTTCTTAGACAGGTATGCTACCGGTCTTTTCCAAGGCCCTAATTTTTGGGTCAAGACCCCTTTGGCAATTCCTTGCCTTTCGTCCAGCAAGAGGGTAAAGGGCTTTGAGGTGTCCGGTAACCCAAGAGCCGGGGCAGACAAGAGTGCTTGTTTTAGTGCCTCAAAAGCCAATTGATGCTCTGTCCGCCAGGTGAAAGGGGTGCTCTCCTTGGTGAGTGCATAAAGGGGGGCGGCCAGTTCAGCAAAACCGGGTATCCACAAGCGACAGAACCCAGCAGTTCCCAAGAATTCACGTACCTCCCTGGGATTTCGTGGTGGTGGAAGGCGAGCCACTGTCTCTATGCgcccaggggtgagccaccttttCCCTTCACTCAGGATATACCCCAGATATGTTACCTTGGTCTGACAGAGCTGTGCCTTCTTGGCGGATGCCCGGTATCCTTTTTCACCCAGTGCCTGGAGTAGATGCCTGGTACCTTGTATACAGATTTCCTTTGTAGGAGCAGCCAAGAGGAGGTCATCCACATACTGGAGTAGAGTCACTTCTGGATTTTGGGTCCGGAAGTCGGTCAGGTCTCGATGAAGAGCCTCAtcgaagagagtgggagagttcTTGAATCCTTGGGGAAGCCGGGTCCAGGTCAATTGGCCCGaaattcctttctcaggatccttccactcaaaggcaaagagttcttggctttgggggggccagaggtaaacagaagaaagcatcttttaaatcaaATACTGTATACCAGTCATAGCCTGGTTTTAAGGTGCTGAGTAAGTTGTAAGGATTGGGGACCGTGGGATGGATGTCCATGGTTCTTTTGTTGATTTCTCTCAAGTCTtggacaggcctgtaatcctgagtACCAGGCTTTTTTACTGGCAGAAGAGGAGTGTTCCAGGGCGAGCGACAAGGTCGCAACACTCCGAGTTCTAGAAATTTGTTAATGTGCTGCCGAATTCCTATATGAGCCTCTCGGCTCATGGGATATTGCTTGATAGACATGGGCACCGCCGTGGGCTTTAGATCAATTATGATTGGGGCTTGATACTTAGCTAGCCCGAGTTCtcccgtttccgcccaagcttgGGGAAAATCTTGCAACCAAATATCAGGGAGGCTAGTGATAACCGGAGCGTCGAAAAGCCGATGCTCATCTTGCAGAGACACAGTTAAGATTTGGATAGGCTGACCGTCCCGATTTAATACCTGGGCCCCTGTCTCGGAGAAATGGATTTGGGCTCCGAGCTTGGTCAGAAGATCTCGCCCTAGGAGGGGGTAGGGGCATTCAGGTACCACCAAGAAGGAATGTGTCACCATTCCTTGTCCAAGGTTAACTGTCCAGTGGTTAGTCCACTTGTGCAATTTTCCCCCTGTTGCCCCCTGGACCCAGGATGTGCGGGAAGACAGGGGCCCGTCTGCCTTTGTCAAAACTGAATGTTGGGCGCCTGTGTCCACCAAGAAGGTGGTGGGTTGCCCCCCTACAGAGAGAGTTAGCCGGGGCTCGGGGGGGGCTCCAGAGCCTTGACACCCCTATTCGCTATCTTCACCTAGGGTGATGACAGCGGcaggtttcttttggtctttaggaCGCTTGGGGCAATCTTTAATCCAATGTCCCCgttctttgcagtaggcacactggtctttttccacttttggccgcctccgcttctctccctctctccctggtcctttctctctcacaactgctgccaggatttttgttaaatgcttatcccTCACTCGGTCCCTACGATCTTCTCGCTCCATCTGTTCCTTCGCTAacctggcttctctttcctcaggggtttctctcttattatacactttttctgcctccctaaccaattcctgtaatccataggtttggattccatctagcctttggagttttccttttatatctaaTGCAGCTTGGTCTATGAATGCCATAGCTACGGTAGCCTTATGTTCTAGGGCCTCTGGATCGAATGGGGTATACATTCGGaatccttccagaagcctttccatgaaggctgccgggctttcatccctttcctgagttatggtccttaccttggccaaatttgtggggcgctttcctgcccctttgagacccgccaacagagcctggcgatagattcggagactctccctacctggtgccgtttcatagtcccagtctgggcgggtgaggggaaatccctcgtctatttcattgggaagttgggttgggaggcctcctggtcctggcacatttttccgggcctccaggaggactcgctgcctttcttcagtggttaggaggacctgcaaaagttgctggcaatcatcccaagtgggctggtgagtgaggagaatggattctattaacgaggttagggcctgggggtcttgggaaaaggaagggttatgggttttccagttgtagaggtcagaggcagagaagggccagtactggaccgtgcgattgacagtacggaggggaaaaagggaggattgccaaGTAGAAGGGCCCTCTGGGTCCTCAGTCCGCTGCAAGCGGAGACGAGGAGGTGTCGGCGGCGGCGTCCGAGGGGTGAGCttgggcggggctggagaaggagacggggtggaggaaggggccgagggagaagttggagaaagggtaggggccgaggcggtagaggaaagagctggggacaagacagggggcaagggtgaagcataaggtggaggtcccagaagggggttctgaggtggaggaggcaggggatcaagaaggaggagatccctctggggttcatctgggaggactggcttaggcgggtccggattccgattctttggggcttctaaggcaaggagggtagattgggatggggaagggggatggaggaagggtttcacccaagagggaggatttcagaccagatcctcccaaataattatgtaggccacctggtccgggtgtccgagtggcccaggatccatcacttttgctttaacCTGCAAGATAATTGAGAGGTTAAATGTTCCGTCCCGGGGCCATTCCCCATGGAGGGTTGGCCATTCGGACgagcagaatgttttccatcgtcccttacggacttctacagagaggtggtgggctcgagcccggacgtcagggaagtgagtcagggttagagacaaaggagtcgtcaacgtctgtcccatttcgtccacgtataacaaggacaaaacaagagaaacaaaaacaaagaccagacaagtaaggagaagccgcACGGCCAGAGAGTGGCAccacaagatcacaaaatattcagacggcaGGGGCGGCCTGCCTACAGATTTGAAGAGGCTGACTGAGTCGTCAGCTttctcccagactaccgccagggcATCCCCCAGGGCGCAAGTGGGAAGGTGCgggacacgtctgtcccccttccccacttaattcagaaggagtactccccagagttcagagttagctggcaagacagacagaacaaaacgaaagtacctggtgggtccgttcagtcagcagtccgtggcccgggccagataggtctccgccggatgggtcgggggtcctcggacgaccccacttcccggccaacgcaccaaatgttggaaccgaactgtcgattccctcctgggcaggggtcgccgcgaaggatcaccgacacgagattcacagcagagagttatttattactagcgcgctagggtcccaagctctaagttggccctgggaccccgagtgcttgttacaggttgtttatataggcaaacacaagttcaaacacagcttaaggcgcgaaattcaaacaaagctttaggcgcgtggtaattgggtctagctatggcctgagcaaggtgtcttgctctaattggttagagcaggaccttatgaggtttttttcttggagttgctgattccgggaacttcgaggcagggtgggacccccggaattggcagggtgggaccccatgaggttgtttcccggaatcggcagggtgggaccctatcagggtgggaccctatcgaggcagggtggtaCCCTATctagagccacctggtgttaattttttctatatgaggcctagtttctaaattttatgaggcctagtttcatctTCAGGCCAAAATATCTCCAGAACAGGAATTCTTGATGATCTTTTGGGAAGCTGAAATAATACAGGGTTCACAGGTCTCTTCCTCTTATAGATCCTCACATTTTACCCAGCTTCTACAGCAAAGCAAGTACCAGAGAAAACAAATGTCTATATAATCCAGCCAAGCTTTTGAATTACgaatttttatttggtttatgtatgtatggttttttttttttttgagacggagtcttgctctgtctcccaggctgaagtgcagtggccagatctcggctcactgcaagctccgcctcccgggttcacgccattctcctgcctcagcctcccgagtagctgggactacaggcgcccaccaccttgcccggctagtttttcgtatttttagtagagacggggtttcaccatgttagccaggatggtctcgatctcctgacctcgtgatccgcctgtctcggcctcccaaagtgctgggattacaggcttgagccaccgcgcccggccatgtatgtattttttagatACCTTGAGGAAGCAAGTAGTTCAGGCAGGGGTCACTTTGGAGCAGGGAACCCATATATACTTCTCTCCACTTAGCACATTTAACTGCCATCAAAATTCTGTATGTCTTTACAACTCTGAATCATATAACATCTGATGGAATTGTGTTCTCACGAAATTTTTCCTATCCAAAGAAGGGCCAGGAAGGAAAAAGATTACTGTACTCCTGATTGCCAGGTCTTCAGCATTCAGTGGTATTACAGGATGTTGCGGGAACTGTACCCTATTATAATGGGGGctgttgggagcaagccccccaaaatccagctgtaaactggccccaaaaactggccataaacaaaatctctgcagcactgtaacatgttcataatggccctaacgcccacgctggaaggttgtgggtttacgggaatgagggcaaggaacaacGGCCCGCccgcccagggcggaaaaccgcttaaaggcattcttaagccacaaacaaaagCCTGAGCGATCTATGTCTTTAAAGGCGTGTTCCTGtagcagttaactagcccaacctattcatTTAATGtggcccatcccttcgtttcccataagggatacttttagttaatatctatagaaaccgtgctaatgactggtttgctgttaataaatacgtgggtaaatctctgtttggggctctcagctctgaaggctgtgagacccctgatttctcACTTCACacatctatatttctgtgtgtgtctttaattcctctagcgccgctgggttagggtctccccaactgagctggtctcagcagGGGGCAATTGGCCCCTAAAGGGATATCATGCTGGGGATGCCTAAGGATCTGGGTTCATCAGGGTTTCTGGTTTCCAAACATAATTCAATCACTATTTGAACCTCTACACGTCACACTATATTTGGAGAAGAGGAAAGTACCTTGTCTATTTAAGCTGAACAGGCCTGATAAGAGGTCACTTCCAACACAGAATGTTGCTGAAGAAGAGTCTTTAAGAGTAGGGAGGACATgggtgggaaagaaaaaaatgaaagatgatATCCTAAAGTTAATTTATCTTCTTTCTGGGAAACTCAGGCTAATAGAGacccattaaaaacaaacaaaaaacttaaaggCAAAGGCTTATGTGCCACTAATGTTTAAGGAAAGTATCATCCCACAGAAAGAAAGGTGAGGAGGGAAAGCTGAGGAAGGTATATTACTAAATTTGAGCAACTGGTTCTATGAGATTGCCCTATTTGGTATCAAGAGCAACTGTCTTCCCAGAGGCTGTATAAAGAGCTACTTCTCAGAGCAGTGTGCTtgtggaagaaagaggaagaatttGTCTACCAGCTgcttttcattgtttaaaatttcAGCCCATACCAAATCATCTCTCCTGTGCTATTGTGATCCTCCTAGGCCTCAGCATCAAGCATGCCCCAGGAGCGAGAGATAGGCACTCTGTGGCTTAGGTATAGAGCTGCTATCAGGTTGCACCTGCATGAAGTTGGAATCTTTGTAGATTTCATGACTGGCCATTTGCTCCAGCAACATCTGCTGCTGCAAAGGgaacataatgataaaaggatcagtcCATCCAGAAGCcataacaattttaaattgtatgtatCAAACAGAGcctaaaaatacataaagcaataaCTGATAGAGATGAAGTGAAAAGCAGACAAATTCCCAACTATAGCTAGGGACTATAACACTCCCCTCTCAGTGACTGATAAAACTACTAGACAGAAATTGGCAAAGATATAGAAGAGGCGAGCAACTCAACCAATAGGATCTAACTGACATATATaaaacacaccactgcaccactcACCAGTAGAATATTTTTCCTGCAAATGCTCAAGGggcattcaccaagatagaccatatgtttggccataaaacaaatttaaaagaatgaaagtcATACAGAGTGTTGCTCTCCAACCACAGTGGAATGAAACTTAAAGAAAACATGGATGTCTCTAAATATGCAGAAAATAAACATACTCCTAAATAAACCATGGATAAAATATGAAGTtaaggcaaataaaaatacactacacagaagttaatgaaaatgaaaatgcaatataTTAAATTGTAGGTGATGCAGCTCAAGCAATGCTAAGAGAGAGATTTATAGCACTATAGGTTTATATTAGACATGAGAAAAGGTCTTAAAACTATCTAACTTGTTACCtcaagaaactggaaaaagataaacccaaagcaagcagaaggaataaaatatcagcagaaatcaatgaaattaaaaactagaaaacaatagagaaaaaaataagtgcaACAAAAATCTGGCTCTTTGAAAAAAGTCAATAGAATTGATAAACTTCTAACAAGACTGATAAATAGAGAAAAGCCACCATCACCAATATAAGGAATAAAATAGGAGACATCAATATTAATcttgcagccatcaaaaagatgACAAGCAAATACTCCAAATAACTTTTTGTTCATGAATTTGTCAACTTAGAAGAAACAGATCAATTTCTCAAAAGCTACTAAAACTCCATCaagataaaatagataatatGAGTAGCCATGTGACGAAGAAATCAAATCTATAATTTAAAAGCTTATAAAGAAGAAATCTCCAGGACCAAATGATTTGCTGGAGAATTcaaccaaaaatttaaagaattaacaccagTATTTCACAATCTCCtccattttatgaggccagttaTTACCTGATACCAAAGCAGAAGAATGCGTATTCTGCATTTATGGTCATTATGCTTCCCATATTAAGTGAAACTGTTAGTTTCCTAAggctgctggaaaaaaaaaaaaaaaaggcaccacaaactgggtggctttcaacagaaatttattctctcacagctctagaggctagaagtctgaaataaaGATGTCAGCAGGATCATGCTCTCTCTGAaggttctaggggagaatctgttccatgtgTTTTGCGTCTTCTGATGTTAGCAGCAATCCTTGCTGATACTTGGTTTGTAGACCCATCGTTCTATTCTCTCTGTTATCACTTGGCATTCTCCTTTGTGTGTGCATTTTCCTTCTCTCATAAGAACAGTCATTGGATTAGGACTCACCCTAATCCAGTGAggtctcattttaacttgattacattttcaaagaccctatttccaaatatattcAATTCATGGGTGCCAgaagttaggatttcaacatacttTTCTGGGGGACATAATTCAACCCACAGCACCACCTGAATATGCAGAACAGCATTTGAAGAAAAGCTTTGTTTAATTtgatttcattaattaaaaaaagaagaggcacCGATTGTTGATGCCAAATTTAAAGATTTACTTTTAACAGAAATCACATCTATGTAACCATCACAAACAATCAACATACTCCAAAATGCAATCACAAATGCAATCCTGTTATCAGAAGCAATGTTACTGCAAGCAAAGGAAATGTGAACAGTTGTCCATTTCAGTTGCTTTAGCTATGGTTTCAATGATTGTTTACAACCATCTAGTCGCAGTGCCTGAATGTCATCAAAACAAGAGACTGTTCATGAATTCCTTTCATTCTGAGGTGGCTGAACTGCAGGCATTTACTATCTCACTCTCTCCTTCACAGACTCACACTTTCTCATCTTCACTCACCAAGCAGCAAGTGTAT harbors:
- the LOC144338513 gene encoding uncharacterized protein LOC144338513 — translated: MIQQMHAWTHLSNRKLKLLIEKTDFLIPKASTLVEQVTSACKVCQQVNAGATRVPEGKRTRGNRPGVYWEIDFTEVKPHYAGYKYLLVFVDTFSGWVEAYPTWQETAHIVAKKILEEIFPRFGLPKVIGSDNGPAFVSQTDLQARLKGLQAVQAQIWAPLAELYQPGHPQTSHPFQVGDSVYVRRHRTQGLEPRWKGPYIVLLTTPTAIKVDGISTWIHASHAKAAPGTPGPTPPETWRLRRSEDPLKIRLSRI